From one Coffea eugenioides isolate CCC68of chromosome 11, Ceug_1.0, whole genome shotgun sequence genomic stretch:
- the LOC113752329 gene encoding receptor-like protein 15 — protein sequence MRGHSILIASWALAVSIILNGRQLCSGCFLEEKHALLDFKASLNVTTNAHLILSSWTGKEGDGANADCCTWEGVKCSNITGRIVELRLSYLRENMDEDWYVNINISTFIPLKDLRALDLSRNFFQGEVTDFKRLEKLEFLDLSGNQLSGSLSFKELKLENLKVLNLEYTNFNKLSDVEALTSLKALSLNVIGINDSSVLQGICSLKNLHELHLSRNNFYGPVPMCFRNLTSLRLLDLSNNILSGNIPAALITPLVHLGYLSLSGNLFGGSFSFSSLGNHSKLQGFKLGPLNNDSHVDTEDLALPPPFQLKALYLSGCNLNNQTRKIPSFLLYQKEMQNLDLSSNKLVGQIPTWLLQNNTNLEVLVLKDNSFTGPFLVDDSLGKYLRQLDISNNDVSGKVPQNIGLSFPSLQWLNLSGNSFEANIPQSLGNLTWAESIDLSHNMFSGEVPGQIGTGCLFLRILVLSYNNLHGNFPSGSTNLTSLEFLHLDNNHFIGSISHGLSRSPSLSLLDISNNSFQGKIPSWIGNFSDLNGLDMSTNLLEGSLPDAICKLSDLEFLDLSKNQLIGPLPACSELTSLKFIHLHHNMISGPISNMLSGSFNLMTLDLGYNKLSGGIPRYIGKLKELRVLLLGGNELLGHIPLHLCQLQNVTIMDLSQNKFSGPLPTCFNKISFGSGQFSKDAFFKYQLFFPHTPSFFGHG from the exons ATGCGCGGTCATTCCATTCTGATTGCCTCATGGGCTCTTGCTGTATCAATAATACTCAACGGAAGGCAACTTTGCTCAGGTTGCTTTTTAGAAGAAAAACATGCTCTCTTGGACTTCAAAGCTTCCTTAAATGTGACTACAAATGCTCATCTTATCCTTTCTTCGTGGACTGGAAAAGAAGGTGATGGAGCAAATGCTGATTGCTGCACCTGGGAAGGGGTCAAGTGCAGTAATATTACTGGGAGAATTGTTGAACTCCGCCTTAGTTATTTGCGAGAGAATATGGATGAGGATTGGTatgtaaatataaatattagCACTTTCATACCTCTGAAGGACCTGCGAGCTCTAGACCTGAGTCGTAATTTCTTCCAGGGTGAAGTGACAG ATTTCAAGCGTCTGGAAAAATTGGAGTTTCTTGACTTAAGCGGTAATCAGCTTTCTGGTTCCTTGTCCTTTAAAG AATTGAAGCTGGAGAACTTGAAGGTACTCAATCTTGAATATACAAATTTTAACAAACTCTCAGACGTTGAGGCTTTAACTTCTCTCAAAGCCTTATCTTTGAACGTTATTGGTATTAATGATTCCTCCGTCCTTCAAG GAATTTGCAGTTTGAAGAATCTCCATGAACTTCACCTGAGTCGGAATAATTTTTACGGGCCTGTTCCCATGTGCTTCAGAAACTTGACATCTCTTCGACTTCTTGATCTCTCCAACAATATTCTCAGCGGAAACATCCCTGCAGCTCTCATTACTCCTCTCGTACACCTTGGGTATCTATCTCTCTCTGGCAACCTTTTTGGAGGTTCTTTTTCTTTCAGTTCTTTGGGCAACCATTCAAAGCTTCAGGGGTTCAAACTTGGACCTTTGAACAATGATTCACATGTCGACACTGAGGATCTTGCTCTGCCCCCACCATTTCAGCTAAAGGCTCTCTATTTATCTGGCTGCAACTTGAATAATCAGACTCGAAAAATCCCAAGTTTCCTGCTCTATCAGAAAGAAATGCAAAATCTTGATCTGTCTTCCAATAAGTTAGTGGGCCAGATTCCTACTTGGCTTCTGCAAAATAATACAAACTTGGAAGTTCTTGTTCTAAAGGATAACTCTTTTACGGGTCCGTTTCTTGTAGATGATTCTCTGGGAAAATATCTACGTCAATTAGACATCTCAAACAATGACGTCAGTGGTAAGGTTCCCCAAAATATCGGTTTATCTTTTCCATCTCTGCAGTGGTTGAATTTGTCAGGAAATTCATTTGAAGCCAATATTCCCCAGTCATTGGGAAACTTGACATGGGCAGAATCAATTGATTTGTCCCACAACATGTTTTCAGGGGAGGTGCCAGGTCAAATTGGAACTGGATGTTTATTTCTTAGAATATTGGTATTGTCTTATAATAATTTGCATGGCAATTTTCCTTCTGGGTCCACGAACTTAACAAGCCTAGAATTCCTTCACTTGGATAATAACCATTTTATTGGGAGCATTTCACATGGATTATCTCGTTCTCCAAGTTTATCTTTGCTGGATATTTCAAACAATTCTTTTCAAGGCAAAATTCCAAGTTGGATtggaaatttttcagatttgaatgGTCTTGACATGTCAACCAACTTGCTAGAAGGTAGCTTACCAGATGCTATATGCAAACTTTCAGATCTTGAATTTTTAGACCTCTCCAAAAATCAGTTGATCGGACCTTTACCAGCTTGCTCCGAGCTTACGTCATTGAAGTTCATCCACCTGCATCACAACATGATCTCAGGGCCCATCTCAAACATGCTGTCTGGGAGCTTCAATTTGATGACACTCGATTTGGGTTACAACAAGCTGTCTGGCGGTATACCACGCTATATTGGTAAACTTAAAGAGCTCAGGGTCCTTCTATTGGGGGGAAATGAATTGCTTGGTCATATTCCTTTGCACTTATGTCAGCTGCAGAATGTGACAATTATGGATCTTTCTCAGAATAAGTTTTCTGGGCCACTGCCTACATGCTTCAACAAAATTTCTTTTGGCAGCGGGCAGTTCTCCAAAGATGCATTTTTTAAATACCAGCTTTTTTTTCCCCATACACCTTCCTTTTTTGGCCATGGATAA
- the LOC113754308 gene encoding receptor-like protein 56, translating into MSGLDLSCNQLIGAIPPEFGDLRHIRALNLSHNYLQGSIPSRLSMLNLVESLDLSYNNFSGEIPSELASLNFLSIFNVSYNNLSGRVPDTGEFATFDDSNYRGNPGLCGPLLKRSCNPFAPHPENVGDQDIEVDGAIDVAAFYWSFFASYMVIVISFVVILCVSPYYRRAWSFYIDYWILSRFYEYCGSRSSEKKQT; encoded by the coding sequence ATGTCTGGACTTGATTTGTCGTGTAACCAATTGATTGGAGCGATTCCTCCTGAATTTGGTGATCTCAGACATATCCGGGCATTAAATTTATCCCACAACTACTTGCAAGGATCCATTCCCTCAAGACTTTCCATGTTGAACCTAGTAGAGAGCTTGGATCTTTCTTACAACAATTTCAGTGGCGAAATACCTTCAGAGCTGGCATCCTTGAACTTCTTGTCCATCTTCAATGTGTCATACAATAACTTGTCTGGCAGGGTACCTGATACAGGGGAGTTTGCAACCTTTGACGACAGCAATTATAGAGGAAATCCAGGTCTCTGCGGACCATTGCTCAAGAGAAGTTGTAACCCCTTTGCTCCACACCCTGAAAATGTTGGTGATCAAGACATAGAAGTTGATGGTGCAATTGATGTGGCAGCATTCTATTGGAGCTTTTTTGCTTCATATATGGTGATCGTGATTTCATTTGTGGTAATTCTTTGTGTTAGCCCTTATTATAGAAGAGCATGGTCTTTTTATATTGATTATTGGATCCTGTCGAGATTCTACGAGTATTGCGGGTCTCGTTCCTCAGAGAAAAAGCAAACATAG